A window of the Streptomyces sp. NBC_00454 genome harbors these coding sequences:
- a CDS encoding DMT family transporter → MSNHSRSSLPGPASPGPSTGRGLLYLVVAGAAWGTAGAAASLLFLASDLGPLALSFWRCAGGLAVLLAVLAVRGARRAWGSRGTWGSRGSWGSRGSWGSRGSRGSWASGRFRRSGAEVRSGPSVGSLIGTGLLFTLFQSAYFAAVRETGLAVGTVVTLGAGPVLIALGARHWMGERLGRGGVAAVAGALAGLAVLVLGSGGGEVRPLGVGWALLSAAGYAAMTLRARLLGQRGAGGDPLVTTAWSVGVGTVCLLPLAALEGLVAHTAEPVRVLWLLVYMATVPTVLAYALYFSGAAVVRSATVSVIMLIEPVSAAVIAVLLLGERLTGAVVLGTVLLLTAVGALIAAESRGSAGGSAGGPGAGSGGVGGGVGVGGPEVRPAPEPQSAAM, encoded by the coding sequence GTGTCGAACCATTCACGCTCTTCCCTGCCGGGGCCTGCTTCCCCCGGACCCTCCACCGGTCGCGGTCTGCTCTACCTCGTCGTCGCCGGAGCTGCCTGGGGCACGGCCGGGGCGGCGGCCTCGCTGCTCTTCCTCGCCAGTGACCTCGGCCCCCTCGCCCTGTCGTTCTGGCGGTGCGCGGGCGGGCTGGCGGTGCTGCTCGCCGTGCTCGCCGTACGGGGTGCACGGCGGGCCTGGGGCTCCCGGGGCACCTGGGGCTCCCGGGGCTCCTGGGGCTCCCGGGGCTCCTGGGGCTCCCGGGGGTCCCGGGGGTCCTGGGCCTCCGGCCGGTTCCGGCGGTCCGGGGCGGAGGTCCGGTCGGGGCCCTCGGTGGGGTCTCTGATCGGGACCGGGCTGCTGTTCACGCTCTTCCAGTCCGCCTACTTCGCCGCCGTCCGCGAGACCGGCCTCGCCGTCGGCACCGTGGTCACCCTGGGGGCCGGGCCGGTGCTCATCGCGCTCGGCGCCCGCCACTGGATGGGGGAGCGGCTCGGCCGGGGCGGGGTGGCCGCCGTCGCCGGGGCGCTGGCCGGGCTGGCCGTACTGGTCCTCGGCAGCGGAGGCGGTGAGGTCCGGCCGCTCGGCGTCGGCTGGGCACTGCTGTCCGCCGCCGGATACGCGGCGATGACCCTGCGGGCCCGGCTGCTCGGGCAGCGCGGGGCCGGCGGGGATCCGCTGGTCACCACCGCCTGGTCGGTGGGGGTGGGCACCGTGTGCCTGTTGCCGCTCGCCGCCCTGGAGGGGCTCGTCGCGCACACCGCCGAACCGGTACGGGTGCTGTGGCTGCTCGTGTACATGGCCACCGTGCCGACCGTGCTGGCGTACGCGCTCTACTTCAGCGGGGCCGCCGTAGTGCGCTCCGCGACGGTGTCCGTGATCATGCTGATCGAGCCCGTCAGTGCGGCGGTGATCGCCGTCCTGCTGCTCGGGGAGAGGCTGACCGGCGCGGTGGTGCTGGGCACCGTACTGCTGCTGACCGCCGTGGGCGCGCTGATCGCCGCCGAGTCGCGGGGGTCGGCGGGCGGGAGTGCCGGCGGGCCGGGGGCCGGTTCCGGCGGCGTGGGCGGGGGTGTGGGTGTGGGCGGGCCGGAGGTCCGGCCCGCCCCTGAGCCTCAGAGCGCGGCGATGTAG